The Chitinophaga lutea genome contains the following window.
CGGCTGTTGATGGATTGCTGTAAATAATGATCGAGGAAGTGATAGCTGATGCGCTGCGACTGGCCGATCACATACACGGCCGGCAGCGGCGCGTTTTCTTCGATGCCGCTCACCCGGTCCCACAGCGGGTCGGATTCAAGATATAAACCCGCGCTGCGTGCGATCTGGTGACCTTTGTCGATGGCCAGCGGGAAAGTGAGGTTGAGTTTTTTCACGAGATGGTCCAGCTCCTTGCGCCCGTCTGCCGATACTACCAGCAGTTGCCCGCCCATCACCTGGATGTCTGCATACAGCTCCTGCAATTGCTGCAGGTACTTTTCACCGTACCCGTTCCAGTGGATCGAAAAGAACGCCAGTACCAGCGGCTGGTTCAGCAGCTCGCTGCCCACCAGGTAATTGTTTTCCCGGCTGAGGAAAGTGAATGGCGTGATGAAATCGTCCTTGTGCAGGTGAAACAGCGGCAGGGTGTTGCCTGCAACCGCCGGTTTGATACGGGTTCTGTCGTTCAGGGGTTTGGTGCTCCTGATTTCAGGGTACAGCGGCGGAAAATCTGCATAACGGTTGGTGGTGCGCATACGATTCTTTTAATGATGGTTTTGATCTTTAAAACGGGTATTGTACTGTAAAGATAAGGAGAATATTCCTATTATCCTACCAACTTTGTAGACTTTTAGGAAAATAAATTGTCCCCTGGGCCATGGTGGCGGGTTTTACCAGAACCGGGCGCATAAAAAAAGCCGGCCTTTTGGAGGCCGGCCGGGTAAAAATCGTCGGGGGAACTACTGTTTTACGAACTCGCCGTCGGCAATGATCGCCACTTGTTCGCTCAGCATGGGAGCCGGGAATTTGGCGCCTACACCGAAATCGGAACGTTTGATGTTGCCGGTAACACGGAAACCCGCTGTGGGCTTTTTGCTCATCGGGTTTTCGATGGTGCCGCGGTACCAGAGATCCAGTGTAACGGGTTTGGTTACACCATGCAGGGTCAGATCACCGGTCACTTTGTATTTGCCGTTGCTTACTTTTTTCAGCGAAGTGCTTTTGAAAGTAATGGTGGGGATGTTGGCCACGTCGAAAAAGTCGGCGCTTCTGAGGTGCTCGTCCCTTTTGTCGATACCGGTGTTGATAGAGGTGGCCTGCGCTGTCAGCTCAATGGTAGCATCGCTGAAATCGGGTTTTGCCGCCGTTACGGTCGCATCAAAATCGGAAAAAGCGCCGGAAACGGTGGACACGCCAAGGTGCTGAATATCAAACTTCAACTGGGAGTGCGCCTTGTCCGATTTCCAGGAAGACTGCGCGAAAGTGCTGAGCGATGCGGCTACCAGCAATACTAAGCAGGTGATCTTTTTCATAATATGCTTTTTATTTTTACGGAATGCAAACTTATGTACATTTGCTTACAAATTGTTAGTAGTTACCTGAAGGTAAGTGCTTACGTCCAGGTAAGTTAAATTTCGGAATATGCTAAAGTTACAGACAATTTCGGCAGAATGGGAAGCCTGTACCGCATTAAGTGCCGTGCAGGATGCGCTCTATGTGTTGAACGGCAAATGGAAGCTGCCCATCATCGTAGCGCTCAGCTCCGGCAACAAGCGGTTCAACGAACTGCAGAAAACCGTGAAGGGGATTGCCGCCAAGGTACTGTCGCACGAACTGAAAGAAATGGAACTGAACGGCTTCGTGGTGCGCCGGGTGTATAACACCACGCCCGTAGCCGTGGAATACGAGCTTACCGATTACAGCAATACGCTGGGCAATGTAGTGGATGCCCTACGGGAATGGGGCACCATGCACCGGGAAAAGATCCGGAGCCAGCTCAAACAAAAAGTGGCCTGAGGGCCTTTCCGGGCAGTCTGGCCTGCCCCCATTTTAATGGCCGATGCAACATTTTCCACTGCGATATTGTTTCAGTAGACAGATGTTCTGACGTCTTTATGCCTGCTTTTTTCTGCCGACTAGCTTACTGATAGTTCACTACCTGAAACTTTTTCTTGCCATGCCCACAAAGAGCACCTGGAGTATCCTGCAGGGAAAGAACTTTCAGTTCTCTACCCTGCCGCCTTCCGCCAGACATCCGCATTTAATGAACGAGACCACCGCCGCCGCAGCCGGCGCCGGCCACGCACACCTGCTCGCGCAGTACTTTTATGCACACTATGCCCGCGGCTGGTTGTATGATGTACAGTCGGCCCAGGAAAACCAGCTGGAAATGGTTGTACCGGAAACTACGCCCCTGCTGGTGTACGTGCTGAAAGGCGAGGCCCTGCTGAAAACCAAACCGCACCATACCGCCTCGTTATTTGAAAACAGCTACAGCCTATGGTCGTTCAAACCGGGGCAACACGCCCTGGAAACTGCGCCCGGCCACTGCCGCATCCTGTTCCTTCAGTTGACGGCCCGGCTGCGCTCGCTGGTAGACGAAACCCACATCGGCCACCTGCCGGACAGGATCCCGGAAGCCTGCCTGCAACTGCTGAACGGGTTGTATGACAAGACCTACAACGGGGAAGTATGGCAGCTTAAACGGCAGGTGATCATACTCGACCTGCTGTTCAAAACCCTCGACGAGATCGGCGTCCGGTATAAGAACCAGCAGGCTTCGGCTTATCACCGGGAATACGACACCTTTAAACAGATCAAGGAATACGTCTGCGAAAATGTACACAAAAAGCTGTCGGTGGAGATGCTGGCCAGCCGCTTTTCCATACAGCCCACCCTGTTGAGGCGGGGATATAAAAAGGTATTTCATCACCATTTGTCCGATTACATCCGGGAAGTGCGCCTCGACAGGGCCCGCAACCTGCTGCAGACCACGCAGCTGCCCGTGCATGAAATAGCCTGGGAAGTGGGCTATGAATCGTCTACCAGCTTCAGCCGTGTATTTTCCGCTCATTTCCGGCAGTCGCCCTCCGATTTCAGGAGAAACACCATCAGGATGCAGTGACGGATTTGATAGCCAGCCTGTCAAATCGGCTACAAAAAATAAAATGGAGTGATTTAAATTTATGCCGCTACCATTATGATAAAGCACAATGAACACAGCATTTGCATGAGAAATTTGAAATGACACGACCGTCATGAAAAACCGGGTCGCCGAGAACACATCCCGTCATCTATATTTCGCACAGTGCAGACACAATTACGCTCCTTACTTGTAACCATATAAAAGCGCTAACCATGGCCCGTAAGTGGACATCAGAGACTATTACCATGCTGCTATTCGTCCTTTTCACCTATGCAGCCGGCAGCAAACTGGCCAATTACAAGCTGTTCATTTTCCAGATGAATGCACAGCCGTTCGACGACAGTTTTACAAAATGGCTCGTACCGGGACTATTACTGACAGAATTCGCCGTTGCGGCCTGCCTGATTTTCAAAAGAACCCTGCTCACCGGCCTTTGGGCATCCCTGGTGCTGCTGGTGACTTTTACGGTGTACATCGTATTGATAAAAGCGCAATACTTCGACACCGTTCCCTGCTCCTGCGGCGGGGTGATAGAGCAGCTCAGCTGGACGCAGCACTTGGTATTCAATCTGTTTTTTATCGGCATCAATATCGCCGCGATTGCACTGAACAGGTATCCTGCACAACAACAAC
Protein-coding sequences here:
- a CDS encoding redoxin domain-containing protein — translated: MRTTNRYADFPPLYPEIRSTKPLNDRTRIKPAVAGNTLPLFHLHKDDFITPFTFLSRENNYLVGSELLNQPLVLAFFSIHWNGYGEKYLQQLQELYADIQVMGGQLLVVSADGRKELDHLVKKLNLTFPLAIDKGHQIARSAGLYLESDPLWDRVSGIEENAPLPAVYVIGQSQRISYHFLDHYLQQSINSRDLLSQVYTTGQGQALSRAIA
- a CDS encoding YceI family protein; this translates as MKKITCLVLLVAASLSTFAQSSWKSDKAHSQLKFDIQHLGVSTVSGAFSDFDATVTAAKPDFSDATIELTAQATSINTGIDKRDEHLRSADFFDVANIPTITFKSTSLKKVSNGKYKVTGDLTLHGVTKPVTLDLWYRGTIENPMSKKPTAGFRVTGNIKRSDFGVGAKFPAPMLSEQVAIIADGEFVKQ
- a CDS encoding winged helix-turn-helix transcriptional regulator codes for the protein MLKLQTISAEWEACTALSAVQDALYVLNGKWKLPIIVALSSGNKRFNELQKTVKGIAAKVLSHELKEMELNGFVVRRVYNTTPVAVEYELTDYSNTLGNVVDALREWGTMHREKIRSQLKQKVA
- a CDS encoding AraC family transcriptional regulator, which codes for MPTKSTWSILQGKNFQFSTLPPSARHPHLMNETTAAAAGAGHAHLLAQYFYAHYARGWLYDVQSAQENQLEMVVPETTPLLVYVLKGEALLKTKPHHTASLFENSYSLWSFKPGQHALETAPGHCRILFLQLTARLRSLVDETHIGHLPDRIPEACLQLLNGLYDKTYNGEVWQLKRQVIILDLLFKTLDEIGVRYKNQQASAYHREYDTFKQIKEYVCENVHKKLSVEMLASRFSIQPTLLRRGYKKVFHHHLSDYIREVRLDRARNLLQTTQLPVHEIAWEVGYESSTSFSRVFSAHFRQSPSDFRRNTIRMQ
- a CDS encoding MauE/DoxX family redox-associated membrane protein, translating into MARKWTSETITMLLFVLFTYAAGSKLANYKLFIFQMNAQPFDDSFTKWLVPGLLLTEFAVAACLIFKRTLLTGLWASLVLLVTFTVYIVLIKAQYFDTVPCSCGGVIEQLSWTQHLVFNLFFIGINIAAIALNRYPAQQQLKLS